In the Candidatus Woesearchaeota archaeon genome, one interval contains:
- a CDS encoding NAD-dependent epimerase/dehydratase family protein — MKVLVTGGLGLIGSACASLFLSKKWEVVIVDNDMRGNIFGKDGSTAKNRQEEFSSGKTPRIVSGDIRDKELMSKIIPEVDAIAHCAAQPSHPKSLEMPLDDFSINAFGTLQLLELARQLNPKIPFAFLSSNKVYGDQPNNFKYKVWNKRFENTALKSFDETLSIDHCGHTPFGVSKVAADLYCQEYAHNYGLKTATFRGGCLTGKNSRAVEMHGYLPYIIKCILSGQKYTIYGGGHRVRDQIHSSDVAKAVFQFIDSPKKGKNGKYGQAYNLGGCRENSISIFETIDAVEAKTGKKAITAEGPERESDHIWWISDMSKFRSHYPGWKLTKGLDFIFGEIIDYYADALGIKNKIKPGEPDFFKSNFTDERFLA, encoded by the coding sequence ATGAAAGTTTTAGTGACCGGTGGCCTTGGACTTATTGGAAGCGCATGCGCAAGCCTATTCCTCTCAAAAAAATGGGAGGTTGTGATTGTGGACAATGACATGCGCGGAAACATTTTCGGCAAGGACGGGAGCACCGCGAAAAACAGGCAGGAGGAATTCTCATCCGGCAAGACGCCCAGAATTGTAAGCGGTGACATCAGGGACAAGGAACTGATGTCCAAGATAATACCTGAAGTGGATGCAATTGCGCACTGCGCGGCCCAGCCATCCCACCCGAAAAGCCTGGAGATGCCTTTGGACGACTTCAGCATCAATGCCTTTGGCACTTTGCAGCTTCTTGAACTGGCAAGGCAGCTTAATCCCAAAATACCCTTTGCATTCCTGTCCTCAAACAAGGTCTACGGGGACCAGCCCAATAATTTCAAGTACAAGGTGTGGAACAAGCGCTTTGAAAACACTGCCTTGAAAAGCTTTGATGAGACATTGTCAATAGACCACTGCGGGCACACGCCCTTTGGCGTCTCCAAAGTTGCAGCTGACCTGTACTGCCAGGAATATGCGCACAATTACGGCCTGAAAACTGCCACTTTCCGGGGCGGCTGCCTGACCGGGAAAAATTCAAGGGCAGTTGAGATGCACGGCTATCTTCCTTACATCATAAAATGCATTCTCTCTGGCCAGAAATACACAATCTATGGAGGGGGGCACAGGGTAAGGGACCAGATACATTCATCAGATGTCGCCAAGGCTGTTTTCCAGTTCATCGACAGCCCAAAAAAAGGCAAGAACGGCAAATACGGCCAGGCCTACAATCTTGGAGGCTGCCGGGAAAACTCAATCTCAATCTTTGAAACAATAGATGCTGTTGAGGCAAAAACAGGCAAGAAGGCAATAACAGCTGAAGGGCCTGAAAGGGAATCTGACCATATCTGGTGGATTTCAGACATGTCCAAGTTCAGGTCGCATTATCCAGGCTGGAAACTGACAAAGGGCCTGGATTTTATTTTCGGGGAGATAATTGACTATTATGCTGATGCGCTTGGCATAAAGAACAAGATCAAGCCAGGTGAGCCTGATTTTTTCAAGAGCAATTTTACTGATGAAAGGTTTCTCGCGTGA
- a CDS encoding NAD-dependent epimerase/dehydratase family protein — protein sequence MKILVTGGAGFIGSFLVDSLVNAGHDVVIVDSLEPQVHNGKAPEYLNKKAKFMQGNVKDRKFMLKAMEGVEFIYHHASVVGIGQSNYEIARFVNDNSHGTAVILDILANERHNVKKMVIPSSNTCYGEGMYKCEKCGEFKGRLRAQEDITGNSWDVKCPSCHEAAGPIPVQEDTPLDCNSIYSYTKRDQENMAMHIGRMYGIPITVFRYFNVYGPRQSLSNPYTGVSAIFISRLMAGKAPVIYEDGLQTRDFISVHDVVDASMLAMNSRASDYGIFNVGTGQPITITQVALEAAKLLGKKIKPEISGKFRKGDIRHCIADISKIKARLGWSPKTGFSRGFASLVKGSSEAGHHDNFDKASSELEKRGLA from the coding sequence ATGAAAATACTTGTGACAGGCGGTGCAGGATTCATTGGCTCATTTCTTGTAGATTCCCTTGTCAATGCAGGCCATGATGTTGTGATTGTTGACAGCCTTGAGCCCCAGGTGCACAATGGCAAGGCACCAGAGTACCTGAACAAAAAAGCAAAATTCATGCAGGGCAATGTCAAGGACAGGAAATTCATGCTAAAGGCAATGGAAGGCGTGGAATTCATCTATCACCACGCGTCTGTTGTTGGAATAGGGCAGTCCAATTATGAGATTGCCAGGTTTGTCAATGACAATAGCCACGGCACAGCTGTAATCCTGGATATCCTGGCAAATGAGAGGCACAATGTCAAAAAAATGGTGATACCAAGCTCGAATACATGCTATGGCGAAGGCATGTACAAATGCGAAAAATGCGGGGAGTTCAAAGGAAGGCTGAGAGCGCAGGAAGACATTACCGGCAATTCCTGGGATGTAAAATGCCCCTCGTGCCATGAGGCCGCTGGCCCAATCCCTGTGCAGGAGGACACGCCTCTTGACTGCAATTCCATCTACTCATACACCAAGCGCGACCAGGAGAACATGGCAATGCACATCGGCAGGATGTACGGCATTCCAATAACAGTTTTCCGGTACTTCAATGTCTATGGGCCAAGGCAAAGCCTGTCCAATCCATACACTGGCGTGAGCGCAATTTTTATCTCGAGGCTCATGGCTGGAAAAGCCCCGGTCATTTATGAGGATGGATTGCAGACGCGGGATTTCATCAGCGTCCATGATGTTGTTGATGCAAGCATGCTGGCAATGAATTCCAGGGCTTCTGACTATGGGATTTTCAATGTGGGGACAGGACAGCCAATCACAATAACCCAGGTCGCCCTTGAGGCTGCAAAGCTGCTGGGGAAAAAAATCAAGCCGGAAATAAGCGGCAAGTTCAGGAAGGGGGATATCAGGCACTGCATCGCAGATATCTCGAAAATCAAGGCCAGGCTGGGCTGGTCGCCTAAAACAGGATTCTCAAGAGGATTTGCGAGCCTGGTCAAGGGCAGTTCCGAAGCAGGGCACCATGACAATTTCGACAAGGCAAGCAGTGAGCTTGAAAAGCGCGGGTTGGCATGA
- a CDS encoding glycosyltransferase — translation MAGKIQLSIVIPAHNEHSNLPFLLEDLVNLRAKLPEAEIIVVDDNSQDTTLKIATAFSRKHDFIRAIHRGKGDNGMGAALKEGTKAAKGKYVVWLMGDRSDNLSALPQFVKKLESGFDMVFGSRHMKGGSRGDLAVSKAILSHGYTLCTRILFGIRVHDITNAFRAFRKELFDRIALESDNFAISPEFAIKAQLAGYKLCEVPTGYRDRQSGVSKFKLVRMGVDYVSLFKYRITGYKAGKGKIRVR, via the coding sequence ATGGCTGGAAAAATCCAATTGTCGATTGTAATCCCTGCGCACAATGAGCACAGCAATCTCCCATTCCTTCTTGAGGACCTGGTAAATCTCAGGGCAAAACTGCCTGAAGCTGAAATAATAGTTGTGGATGACAATAGCCAGGACACCACGCTGAAAATCGCAACGGCATTCTCCCGCAAGCATGATTTCATCAGGGCAATACACCGTGGCAAGGGCGACAATGGCATGGGCGCTGCGCTTAAGGAAGGGACGAAAGCAGCAAAAGGAAAATACGTTGTCTGGCTCATGGGCGACAGGTCGGACAACCTTTCCGCGCTGCCGCAATTTGTAAAAAAGCTTGAGTCAGGCTTTGACATGGTTTTTGGCTCAAGGCACATGAAAGGCGGCTCAAGGGGCGACCTTGCGGTATCCAAGGCAATCCTAAGCCATGGCTACACACTCTGCACCAGGATTTTATTCGGGATAAGGGTGCATGACATCACAAATGCTTTCAGGGCGTTCAGGAAAGAATTATTTGACAGGATTGCGCTGGAATCAGACAACTTTGCGATATCTCCTGAATTTGCAATCAAGGCGCAGCTTGCGGGGTATAAGCTGTGCGAGGTGCCTACAGGTTACAGGGACAGGCAGTCAGGGGTCAGCAAGTTCAAGCTGGTAAGGATGGGAGTGGATTATGTCAGCCTGTTCAAGTACAGGATAACCGGGTACAAGGCTGGAAAGGGAAAAATCAGGGTTAGGTAA
- a CDS encoding type II toxin-antitoxin system HicB family antitoxin, with protein MTMPKTFHVLIEQDEDGVYTGKVPELRGCLSQGDTLDELMKNIKEAIELCLEVQSEKNQKLSQDNIRFVGVQQLEV; from the coding sequence GTGACCATGCCAAAAACATTTCACGTCCTTATCGAGCAAGACGAAGATGGAGTTTACACAGGCAAGGTGCCAGAGCTCCGGGGCTGCCTCAGCCAGGGAGACACCCTAGATGAGCTCATGAAAAACATCAAGGAAGCGATTGAGCTATGCCTCGAGGTCCAATCTGAGAAAAACCAGAAGCTTAGCCAGGACAATATCAGATTTGTGGGTGTGCAGCAGCTCGAGGTGTGA
- a CDS encoding type II toxin-antitoxin system HicA family toxin, with translation MKLPLLSSRELCKFLEKEGFKAERQKGSHRFYKHADGRSTVVPVHANKDISRGLLKAILEEIGMEREEFFRKLK, from the coding sequence TTGAAGCTGCCGCTGCTTTCTTCCAGGGAACTCTGCAAATTCCTTGAAAAAGAAGGATTCAAGGCGGAAAGACAGAAGGGCAGCCACAGATTTTACAAGCATGCGGACGGAAGAAGCACAGTTGTCCCTGTTCATGCAAACAAGGATATCAGCAGGGGATTGCTTAAGGCAATCCTTGAAGAAATTGGGATGGAAAGGGAAGAATTCTTCAGAAAACTAAAATAG
- a CDS encoding ABC transporter permease, translating to MRAIYVLWIRQLKRYWRSKPRMIGSLGQPILFLVALGFGFGPIYQKAGGGNYLDFLAPGIITMSILFAAMFAGIELIWDRQFGFLKETLVAPVSRLSIFMGRTFGGATVAFAQGLLVFLISLAIGYKPTSYGMLPIAMLFMLLIGLLFTALGTLIATFMEDMQAFPIIINFIIMPLFFLSGALFPLDNVPNSLALTARYNPLSYGVDGLRAALSSATHFGVGLDLAVLAATTVALFGLGAYFFSKIQI from the coding sequence ATGAGAGCAATCTACGTGCTTTGGATACGGCAGCTGAAGCGATACTGGCGCTCAAAGCCAAGGATGATAGGCTCCTTGGGCCAGCCAATATTGTTCCTTGTAGCCCTTGGCTTTGGCTTTGGCCCAATCTACCAGAAGGCAGGGGGCGGCAATTATCTTGATTTCCTTGCGCCAGGCATTATCACAATGAGCATACTTTTTGCTGCGATGTTTGCCGGGATTGAGCTTATTTGGGACAGGCAATTTGGGTTCCTTAAAGAAACACTTGTTGCCCCGGTTTCAAGGCTGAGCATTTTCATGGGCAGGACATTCGGCGGAGCGACTGTTGCATTTGCGCAGGGGTTGCTTGTATTCTTGATATCATTGGCAATTGGCTATAAGCCAACAAGCTATGGCATGCTGCCAATAGCCATGCTATTCATGCTCCTGATAGGCCTGCTGTTCACAGCCCTTGGCACCCTCATTGCCACATTTATGGAGGATATGCAGGCCTTTCCCATTATTATAAATTTCATAATCATGCCCTTGTTTTTCCTCTCAGGCGCATTATTCCCGCTGGACAATGTGCCCAATTCCCTGGCATTAACTGCGCGCTACAACCCTCTATCTTATGGTGTGGATGGCCTGAGAGCGGCATTGAGCTCAGCAACGCATTTCGGAGTCGGGCTTGACCTGGCAGTCCTCGCTGCAACTACTGTTGCACTGTTTGGCCTTGGCGCATATTTTTTCTCAAAGATACAGATATAA
- a CDS encoding 3-keto-5-aminohexanoate cleavage protein, with product MKGKFFLNLTTTGMIPTKEMTPHVPIATGEIVSEIIECAKLGANMVHIHARDSNGSPTSKKEAYADIIGGIRKRNKDVVLCVTTSGRNVVDFEGRSEVLDIGGKLKPDMASLTLSSLNFNKQASINSPDMIRSLAQKMLDKGIKPELEAFDLGMVNYGKYLIRKGLIRPPYYFNLILGNIACAQADILHLGLMIRELPENSLWSAGGVGDPQLRMNIMSLLAGGGVRVGLEDNIWFDEGRTKLATNRALVQRIISIASDLGMSPYSHREARKALGLK from the coding sequence ATGAAAGGCAAATTTTTTCTCAACCTGACAACAACGGGCATGATCCCGACAAAAGAGATGACGCCTCATGTTCCAATAGCTACAGGCGAGATTGTGAGTGAAATAATTGAATGCGCAAAGCTCGGGGCCAACATGGTCCACATCCATGCAAGGGACAGCAATGGCAGTCCAACCTCAAAGAAAGAAGCATATGCTGATATTATAGGAGGAATAAGAAAAAGAAACAAGGATGTTGTGCTTTGTGTCACAACAAGCGGCAGGAATGTTGTGGATTTTGAGGGAAGGTCAGAGGTTCTCGATATCGGGGGAAAATTGAAGCCGGACATGGCCAGCCTAACCCTGAGTTCCTTGAATTTCAACAAGCAGGCAAGCATAAATTCACCTGACATGATAAGGTCGCTTGCCCAGAAAATGCTGGACAAGGGAATCAAGCCCGAGCTGGAAGCCTTTGACCTGGGCATGGTAAATTATGGCAAGTATCTCATACGGAAGGGCTTGATCAGGCCTCCATATTATTTTAACCTCATCCTTGGCAACATTGCATGCGCACAGGCCGACATTCTGCACCTTGGCCTGATGATAAGGGAGCTTCCTGAAAATTCTTTATGGTCAGCCGGCGGCGTAGGCGACCCACAGCTCAGGATGAACATCATGTCGCTTCTGGCAGGCGGCGGAGTCCGGGTCGGTCTGGAAGACAACATCTGGTTTGATGAAGGCAGGACAAAACTCGCCACAAACAGGGCGCTTGTCCAAAGAATAATTTCCATTGCAAGTGACTTGGGCATGTCTCCCTACTCGCACAGGGAAGCAAGGAAAGCCCTTGGCCTAAAATGA